Below is a genomic region from Belonocnema kinseyi isolate 2016_QV_RU_SX_M_011 chromosome 4, B_treatae_v1, whole genome shotgun sequence.
TTCAAAGCCAACGAGATCATCAACTTTCCAAACAAAgcactgaataattaaaaaacgaaatcgtaaattttattcatctttttctgaCGAATTGTCACCATCTTCTTTTATAAAAAGTAAGCATACAATTTCAGGGAGTTAATTACGTAACTTCTTCACTTTACTTCAAGTTCACTTTTACTGAAAAACAATTGACGAAAACTAAAGATAAATACCAAACACAAGTTTTGTGGGTTCCGGAAAAATGTacactttctatttttaacttaccgtgaaataatttcgaaacaaccaagaataaatcacttttaaaaaattctattttctataTACGAGCTTTGGTAAAAaccacaagaaaataattaaacttctctCTCGAAAAAAATTCATCAGGAGAAAAAGAGCAaactaagaaaagaaaaatagtagAGGCTTGGATCAAAGGATATTTCAAACGCTTAAGGTGGAAAAGAGtgtttttgttgcagcgaatatGATTTCGCTCCCGGTACATACATACATGTATGCAGCAAACACTCTTCTGAAGAGGTCGTGTTCTGACATTTCTACGATTGCGCCCCCTAGATTCAAACTATATGCCACACCAGTTGGCGCTTGCAATAcccagaaaataaattaaaagatttttcctTTCTTACgtatttcaatgtttaaatacACTTCATTTTCTGGCATATGTATGaataaagttaaattctcaagctACATAAGAACGTTGGTTAAATGCTGAGAGGCTTTTAAAATTATCGACAGATAGTTTCCCCAAGAGCATACTTCCCAAAGTCTATAGTAATTACTAAACGTGGTGACCGAGTGAAGCGACCGTTCTACTTCGATCGGAAATTTTCCCTCTAGGACCCTCGCACCTACCTGTTTGACGTCATTATTCGATCAGTGTCACGAGTCGCATTCACTAAAAAGAAATCTCTAgctactttgaaaataaattttttgggtaaaactaATTACTTATTCTTGCTATAcgcaaaattaaaaactgttcattCTATGAActcatacaattttaaaacatattttaaatcgacgaaaaattgaatagaacttcaaatttgttaattaatttttaactgaaaatgtcagAAATTGCAAGTGAGTATTCCGAATAGccttccgaaaatttaattttttaaactcattaaaattaattatcgcAGAAATATAACAGAACCAATGTATTAAATCTAGACGGAGAAAAAGAtttcgcacaatgatatcgcaaaacctctatattgcaagaaagagcATCATGATAACGTAAAAGCCGGACCCGGAcatttgtacgatattataatgcactaatatcacagaaaaaaattaagttaaatttgtttgCTGTCGTCTAccacggcgtccttagcagcaatgggaaaaaggcaaagtatgagtgaattcaagctataaatctggacaccagatttaaaacaatgaaagaaaaaagttaaaatttactgcAGGTTATACTTACAACGGTTAaacattaaacatatttcggcgaaagtttcacggaggttacgagaataattctgatctcgtctattgcgtcacgctgaagtgaggaaatttccataaaacatgtagaatcagcaacaaataacacgaaaaaatttgtttactgataTATTTGCTCCGAAATGACTGACAAAGATTATCCAGGAGGGATTAAAAATCGggaattatcttcgattcatgtcaagtttatctggcaaggttaatttttgttgcggtgaatctttcaactggaatcgatgtaaaccttatctttaaattttcctatgatcgcttgttcactactcgaaccctcgcgagatcagaAATGAAGAaacacaatgtgatagcgtaataaaattaaattcttacgttaaagattgcacaattatgcggtatataatgtaaaaatttgcaTTGTAAGATATCACGATGTTGcactattataatgcgataattacgatatagagcgcaggaattacggtatatattgtaattcatgcgctatagttttctcagtgtagaatGTAGAAACATTACGGTTGTGCAAAAATTAACCATAGAATAcgaatcaaaaattactttttgaatttcaccCCCATAAGCTTGTTTTATAAGGCCCAAAAAGCCctctcaagtaaaaaaaaaagggtTTCACGAGTTTTTGGCACTAATTATTATTTGGTTTGCGGCTGCTATTACAACAAACTGTTTCTAATGTACAAAATGCTACTTTTCACCAATaagtatgtattaaaaaaatttttttaacaatttattattgtttatagcaagTTTTTCAGATACAACTTTCTTTCAAGTTTTAAgttataaatgttcaaacaatgtATTCTTACTTATAAAAATGTTctctaagaaaaattttagatagttgtatttttttctgaaatttcccactttttgtccatttttgaattaaaataaggTGATAATCGACTTAAAAtaacaaacatagttgtttaaacagcttactatttttcataactatatatttttctatacttGTGCTAAATAGCTgtccttttttctgaaaagtatAACTGTTTGTCAACTATTTACTTAGTCAGgtgataattaattcaagttaaaaaacacTGCAACCCTGCAACTTTCGAGCAGTACTATAAGACAagataatcataaataataattaattgtttaaaaaatttacctaaacATCTAGTTATCGGTAGAGCATTATTTTATAGGTTGATAACCCAAGTTTCACACAGAAGATTTGaatctaaacaattttccacGAGTAGACACTGTTTTTCCATAAAACCTAGCAAAAGCGAATTCATATATTGCTCAAAGGGTTTCGAACCTTTGACCAaaaaagtacaccaaactctcggtttcagtccagtgtcgagggttgccttcaaatatcCTTGGATTGGTTTCGTGGGGatcaaaacgtaaacagtgaggaccGCCTGACTTGTTTCAAATTggaatatgtgtgtgtgtgtgtgtgtgtgtgtgtgtgtgtgtaatacaGTGGGTGCCAAAAGTATTTgtccacctcttttttatgactccataaattctcttcattttaattataccagagctaaaaaaatatctctttaaaaggttgattgttttcgaaattctgtttaaaataaacccagggtgaagccaatttgtctagtttctAAGTAGATATTgccaaaatagtgtaaatttcaatgttttcttaaatttttaataacttccgaaatTGTCAACAATTTGCAGTGCTCTTGCGCTAATTTGGAAGCTATTTTCACCGTGTCGCAACAGCTTACgagcataaattataaaaaatttctttttgaattgcaagaacttgaagttgtaacaaaaaagttggaaaaattgaaatattatttttggtaacaaaaatatctttgtaaaataaacgaAACATAGAATCATgcagtttctatgtaatttccccaaaatatatatttattaaacttttattctgatttgcctacagataagatgttttcaaatatatccaacttttttattacaacttcaagttcttgcaattggtgtaattgaacaaaaaatccTTTCCTTTTATTGTGACATTCAATAGTTTATGAAATGTCCCTTCCctcaaataaacaataattatattaaattcaaaaaattgagaaGATATAAATAAAGTTTTCCATGTTCAAATAACCGAAATTTTTTCCCAATCCCATTTTGAATAGCAATATTGCCCTAGCCACTAATGAAAATGCTAAGCCactaatgaaaaatgtataaaaatatatgtcGAATGACTCGTATTTTAATTGAGTTCAATGATGTTAAGGaaacatattgtttaaaaaaccatGTTAACTgatatttaacatttaattttacaagtagaaaagaagaaacaatgattttataagaaatgttatacttttaaataattataaatgatttttcaatgatttcctttattaaagatttttttaaagttggatATACTTAAATCGTTAGAAATCCATTCACGGCGACATAAAAAagtactacaaaaaataaaatgtgtttaataaacaattgttttatgtttaaaatatttctcatattcaattatattttcttttttaaaaagtccatcattaataattaaataattatacttacaagtataattaaatatttctttccatATTTTGCTTgctctaataataatttagaatgtaaatttgaaactaaactcTTCAATGCtctttaacttaaattaaatttagtctATAGGCCTAACAtattttgaatgtgaaaaaattgatttatgtaagttcaacaacaaaatattttatcttcagGTTATTGATTAAATCctgaataatttagttgaaaatcgacaAAGTTATTTAAGTAGTTCAACTCTAATCgtttaactttaaattctttaaattataacatTTACCTTTGTAATACTTCTTTTCAAATTACTATACatacttattatttatatttattacataaattgttttagtttcaagtttgtttaaaaagtatttatgcATATTCTAATTTTAAGTGGAATTATTGTGTAGATGTAAAataaacaatagtttttttttatttgttacgaaaatttactaatttcggAGAAGATATGcgcacttaaaaatattttagtgtaaaatATGGTTTATTTTAAGAGGAAAACGTAAACACGGTATATATTAGAACTATTACATATATTTAGCGACGTCCTTTTCTAAATTTGGTGCCAGGTTAAACTTTTGAAGTGAAATAATCTAAATCGCCAAATCTAtaggttattttatttatttttattgaatgtttATAGCCCCATCGACTGCCATGGTCATTAGCATCTGTACCATAGAGTTAATTATTAACTGTAGGGTATCTGAGGGGTAGTATTCTAAGGGACGCAAGCAAAGCTTTCTGAGAGCATGTCCTGCCTCGCTTCCTGttttgggaatcgaacccgcgccagCGTGGCTGCCAAAGGTGAAGTGTTAGAACATAGGACAATCACTATACTATCTCAGGAATAATGACTCCCTATAGGTTATTTTAGTAAATAGCGCAGTCACTTCGCTTTAAAATAAACCTCACAAACcttaataatgttaaataaattaaaagatattatcaatttttaaaattgtcaacaagAACTCTATTTTCTGTatgtatttttctataaaataatcgaaaactaTTCTACCCATAATATGTGTCATTTGACACAAATTTCCGTACGTATTAGCACAATgcgattcaacatttttttaggcTTTCTGAAAGTTATGATAGCGATAAgtcttttaaagaatattatccAAAATATTCGCTCGGAGTTTTAGACCACTTCCAATTTAGAAAactattatcaaaaaaattattttctttgaacgtTGAGAACATGAAGCATATGTCAACAAGATATCACTTTTGTACTATGATGCCCAGCCAGCTAGTCtcatttgtcagttaaaaattcatggtgacAGCGGAGTTTATTTTGAGttattgtatacataaaattaataaaatatcaactTGGACTCACCGATCTGCGGTACATCGTACTGCCTATTCCCTCTAGCCGATCTGAGCATAAATTGCGAAGCAATGCTCGCGCCTCCAGGTAGCGAAGGAAGTTGTTGCTGGGGCTGCGGCGGTGCACCCGGCGCCTCCCGATGTCCAGAGGTAGCCATGTTCCTCTTTCCCAGAGACTTATCCACCTCCAAGTTCATCGAACTCGAAGTTGACCCAGCTCCTTTTCCCTGAACTTTTCTGCTCAAATCCGTCAAATCCTCAGACGGATTTCCACTTTCCTTAAATGACAATTTCGCGACACCAGACCGGCCATCAAAACGATTCTCCAGAATAAATCGATTTGTGATAAGCGGAGCCTCTACATAATCGTATACCTCCGACCCAGGTACTCTTCTATCCTTGAAATCCGGTCGTTTTCTGGTGCGGTGCTGGCCAAAAAACGGCGCCTCCTCGTACACAAATGGCACTGCTTCCCTTTTTGCATCATGATTCCGATGCACATTTTTAAGAGCGGTCGAGAACAAATCATCCAATAACTCGTTCTCATTTCTCGCCGACTCCGTGACCCCATCATTACCTGAGACACTTTTCGAGGATCGCGGATTATTTTCGGACTGGCTATCGTAAACAAACCAATCGCGCACGGCAGTCCTCAGGGAATCATCGTACCGATACGCCCTGAGGTGGAGGGCATTTCCATCCATAGAGTCCAAATTACCCACCAGCCCTACCATCTTTCCGtgattttgatttcttttttgatCCTGCACTACGCTCAATGGCCGATTACCCAAGGCGAAAGCCAGACCCAGTCCCACGTAGCTAAGGAGCCAGAGCATTCGATTCGACATTTTACGAAATTCAGTTACAGATCCTGTTctctacttttatatttcgaatGTCCCTTCTTGTCTTTTGTGTGCTGATCAGTCTATGAAGTCGATTGCGTTAGGCCGAAGTGTTGAACAACTTAATACACAATTGACGAGTACAAGGAAAGGAGGAAGAAAGGAAGGTGATTAGTGgatagagaaaaaaaaatgatttaaggattttcctaatttttccttGAATGTGAAAAAGTTTCCGTATATTCTTGTGGGTAGCGTTAGTTTCTTTTGATTCGGTTGACTGCGACGTTGTCTGACGAAGCGTTAGGCCCTTTCAGCGTTCTCCCCACGGTAACGCACGTCCTTCTCTTTCGACGCAGAAGTGCAGAGTGCTGTCCTGAAATCAGGTGGTTCGATTACAACGTGAGGTGCAAGCTAGAATAACTCGAAGGTGCTCTAGTGCCGATGACGGATGACCAAACGTGCACATATACTCAGGTGCTCTGTGCAAACACTTAACTTAATCAGTGCCACATACAAATGTTCGCTAAGAGTGCATAACAGGCTcaatattttcaagttcaatatCGTTAGGCTTAACATGNNNNNNNNNNNNNNNNNNNNNNNNNNNNNNNNNNNNNNNNNNNNNNNNNNNNNNNNNNNNNNNNNNNNNNNNNNNNNNNNNNNNNNNNNNNNNNNNNNNNGAGAATAGTCCTCATTAATGTGACACCTTATCCCTCGATCAAACCATCTCACTCTTTTAATCCCTCTCACTCTCATTCTTCGCGTCCTTATCATTTTGAGAGGTTTCACAGAAACAGTTTCTAATTCTAAATATTCCTTGTAAAACGATTAGCGTGCCaacaaattttcccaaaaatacgCGGATCTTAAACAGGCATCCGAATGGGCGGAATGTGGCAGGTATCTTTGTATGAATTTACTAAATATACTTGCTTATTTTTTTCGTGCAAAAAAGCGTGCTTCAAGATGTATAAAACTGTGCGCTTGTGTGCTAAGGCTTAGGTTTGCTTTTTTCGTATCGCGAAATGTGCTTATATGTAACCCTTAATTAACCCGGCTAGTGCGTCACCTCGATAAAACCGTACAAAAGAAAAAACTCCCAACacgaaatatcttaattttttcaagcttCATTAACGCCTATATGAACCTTGGAGAACAACGATGACAACGATAACAACAAGAGGAGCACAAACGTGCAAATTCTTTCTAGATCAGGTGCCTTCGAGTGACTTTGGTTTATAGAGAGGTTCGTAATATATAGTAGAGTATCAACAGGTGCTCCAAAAGGTACGTAAAAAATAGACGGtcacaaaaaatgtgtaacaGTCAGTCGCGTCGGCAATTTAACAAACAGTATCGATGACGCGAATGCAGTTAGGTTAACAAGAGTGCAAGTTTTTGGTGCCGTTATGCGAATACTTGCTTCTGGACTTGCAGTGCCTGATTTTTCCGTCcacctcctcctcctccacctccACCTTCTTCTTTTCTTCCCCGTCTTCTCCTTCGTCTTATTCTCCTTTCTCTCTGCTTTTCACTCGCACCCTTCTTTTATCCGCCTCCACGATACTATTAAACCATGAACCAACCCTTTCATCAGAGccgttatctttttttaaatataattatagcAACAA
It encodes:
- the LOC117171791 gene encoding uncharacterized protein LOC117171791 yields the protein MSNRMLWLLSYVGLGLAFALGNRPLSVVQDQKRNQNHGKMVGLVGNLDSMDGNALHLRAYRYDDSLRTAVRDWFVYDSQSENNPRSSKSVSGNDGVTESARNENELLDDLFSTALKNVHRNHDAKREAVPFVYEEAPFFGQHRTRKRPDFKDRRVPGSEVYDYVEAPLITNRFILENRFDGRSGVAKLSFKESGNPSEDLTDLSRKVQGKGAGSTSSSMNLEVDKSLGKRNMATSGHREAPGAPPQPQQQLPSLPGGASIASQFMLRSARGNRQYDVPQIECPSSEDGMERFACPTPDRMGRYRCIDDHVLCDGFIDCPTGEDEDRQACMFYKTTKAHLDVLADALLRWARGR